The following coding sequences are from one Natrarchaeobaculum sulfurireducens window:
- the thsA gene encoding thermosome subunit alpha — translation MGNQPLIVLSDDSQRTSGKDAQSMNVQAGKAVAESVRTTLGPKGMDKMLVDSSGNVIVTNDGVTLLSEMEIDHPAADMIVEVAETQEDEVGDGTTSAVVIAGELLSQAEELLEQDIHATTLAQGYRQAAEEARNALEEIAIDVEADDDEILHKIAATAMTGKGAESARDLLSDLVVEAVQAVADEDGIDTDNVSIEKVVGGSIENSELVEGVIVDKERVSENMPYFAEDANVAIIDGALEIKETEIDAEVNVTDPAQLEQFLEQEEAQLREMAETIADVGADVVFVDGGIDDMAQHYLAQEGIIAVRRVKSSDQTQLARSTGARPVSSVDDLTEDHLGFAGSVAQKDIAGDQRIFVEDVEDAKAVTLILRGGTEHVIDEVDRAIEDSLGVVRTTIEDGKVLAGGGAPEVELSLALRDYADSVGGREQLAVEAFADALEVIPRTLAENAGLDPIDSLVELRADHDGGNEAAGLDAYTGDTIDMAEEGVYEPLRVKTQAIESATEAAVMLLRIDDVIAAGDLAVADDDDDEDMPAGGGMGGGMGGMGGGMGGMM, via the coding sequence ATGGGCAACCAGCCTCTCATCGTTCTCTCGGATGACAGCCAGCGAACCTCCGGAAAAGACGCACAGTCGATGAACGTCCAGGCCGGCAAGGCCGTCGCCGAATCGGTACGCACCACCCTCGGCCCGAAAGGGATGGACAAGATGCTCGTCGACTCGTCGGGCAACGTCATCGTGACGAACGACGGTGTCACGCTCCTCTCGGAGATGGAGATCGACCACCCGGCAGCTGACATGATCGTCGAAGTCGCCGAGACCCAGGAAGACGAAGTCGGTGACGGCACCACGAGCGCCGTCGTCATCGCCGGCGAACTCCTCAGCCAGGCCGAAGAGCTTCTAGAGCAGGACATCCACGCAACCACGCTCGCACAGGGCTATCGCCAGGCCGCCGAAGAAGCCCGCAACGCGCTCGAGGAGATCGCCATCGACGTCGAAGCCGACGACGACGAGATCCTCCACAAGATCGCCGCTACGGCGATGACCGGCAAAGGTGCAGAGAGCGCCCGTGACCTGCTTTCGGACCTCGTCGTCGAAGCCGTTCAGGCAGTCGCCGACGAGGACGGCATCGACACGGACAACGTCAGCATCGAGAAGGTCGTCGGTGGCTCCATCGAGAACTCCGAACTCGTCGAAGGCGTCATCGTCGACAAAGAGCGCGTCTCCGAGAACATGCCGTACTTCGCCGAGGACGCAAACGTCGCCATCATCGACGGCGCCCTCGAGATCAAAGAGACCGAGATCGACGCTGAAGTCAACGTCACCGACCCAGCCCAGCTCGAGCAGTTCCTTGAACAGGAAGAGGCTCAGCTGCGTGAGATGGCCGAGACGATCGCCGACGTCGGCGCTGACGTCGTCTTCGTCGACGGCGGTATCGACGACATGGCCCAGCACTACCTCGCCCAGGAGGGCATCATCGCGGTCCGCCGCGTCAAATCCAGCGACCAGACGCAGCTGGCTCGCTCGACGGGTGCCCGTCCCGTCTCCTCGGTCGACGACCTGACCGAAGACCACCTCGGCTTCGCCGGCAGCGTCGCCCAGAAGGACATCGCGGGCGACCAGCGCATCTTCGTCGAGGACGTCGAGGACGCCAAGGCCGTCACGCTCATCCTCCGCGGTGGCACCGAGCACGTCATCGACGAGGTCGACCGCGCCATCGAGGACTCGCTTGGCGTCGTCCGCACGACCATCGAGGACGGCAAGGTGCTCGCCGGCGGCGGCGCGCCCGAAGTCGAACTCTCGCTTGCCCTGCGCGACTACGCTGACTCCGTCGGCGGCCGCGAACAGCTCGCCGTCGAGGCGTTCGCCGACGCCCTCGAGGTCATCCCCCGCACGCTGGCCGAGAACGCCGGGCTGGACCCCATCGACTCGCTCGTCGAGCTCCGTGCCGACCACGACGGCGGCAACGAAGCCGCAGGACTGGACGCCTACACCGGCGACACCATCGACATGGCCGAGGAAGGCGTCTACGAGCCACTGCGCGTGAAGACTCAGGCCATCGAATCCGCCACCGAGGCGGCCGTCATGCTGCTGCGCATCGACGACGTCATCGCCGCTGGCGACCTCGCCGTTGCCGACGACGACGATGACGAAGACATGCCCGCCGGCGGCGGCATGGGTGGCGGCATGGGCGGTATGGGCGGCGGCATGGGCGGCATGATGTAA
- a CDS encoding KH domain-containing protein yields MQHVKIPQDRIGVLIGEGGETMRKIEAEAEIRLDIDSEDGAVAVETVGDPVRGLKGPDIVRAIGRGFAPDAALRLLEDELMLFDLVDIDAASRNTNDMKRKKGRLIGEGGRTRELMEELSGADVVIYGSTLGIIGTPQQVDAVRSAAEMLLDGAPHGAVYSFLEERHNEMKHQGLQYHRFPGGDS; encoded by the coding sequence ATGCAACACGTGAAGATTCCGCAGGACCGCATCGGCGTCCTCATCGGCGAAGGCGGTGAGACGATGCGCAAGATCGAAGCGGAAGCCGAGATTCGCCTCGACATCGACTCCGAAGATGGTGCCGTCGCCGTCGAAACCGTCGGTGACCCCGTTCGCGGCCTGAAAGGTCCCGATATCGTTCGTGCCATCGGACGCGGCTTTGCTCCCGATGCGGCGCTTCGACTGCTCGAGGACGAACTCATGCTGTTCGACCTCGTCGACATCGACGCTGCCTCGCGCAACACGAACGACATGAAACGCAAGAAAGGTCGACTCATCGGCGAAGGTGGGCGAACCCGCGAACTCATGGAAGAGTTGTCCGGAGCCGACGTCGTCATCTACGGTTCGACCCTCGGGATCATCGGTACGCCTCAGCAGGTCGATGCCGTCCGTAGTGCCGCCGAGATGCTCCTAGACGGTGCGCCCCACGGTGCCGTCTACTCCTTCCTCGAGGAGCGACACAACGAGATGAAACATCAGGGCCTCCAGTATCACCGGTTCCCAGGCGGGGACTCCTAA